A section of the Petrimonas sulfuriphila genome encodes:
- a CDS encoding insulinase family protein encodes MKKITSFAIIVLIATISTSVFSQNSDLKYKTVPNDPISARIYTLDNGLKVYMSVNPETPRIQTYIAVRVGGKNDPAETTGLAHYFEHLMFKGTKKFGTQDYTQEEPMLKEIEGLFEKYRNTEDDTQRRAIYKEIDSISYAASKLAIPNEYDKLMKTIGATGTNAYTGFDMTVYTENIPSNQIENWARIQSDRFQNNVIRGFHTELETVYEEKNMSLTRDSRKVYEKVLASLFPHHPYGKQTVLGTQEHLKNPSIINIKNYYKTYYVPNNMAICVAGDFDPDEMIKIIDTYFGEMKPNPSLPVIEPSAGQPITKPVETDVLGQEAENVTLGWRMGGWATPDKDMLDIISLIMNNGKAGLIDLNLLQQQKVLSAYSGAYSMADHCAFVMNATPKKGQTLEQVRDLLLGEVEKLKKGDFPQELITASINNMKLSEMYRIESNGGRANWFVNSFINGTEWANEVTRIDRIAKITKKQIVDFANEKFRNNYAVIYKREGKDPTELKIDKPQITPIATNRDAVSTFVKEIQDARVTPIEPVFLDFDKDMKILTAKSKIPVLYKQNVTNGIFSLIYVFDMGNNHDKALGTAFDYLKYLGTSTKSPEEIKANFYSLACSFNVFPGTERVYVLLDGLAENMSKALALFEELLADPQVNKEAFANLSADILKKRGDAKLNQGANFSKLTQYASWGADSPDNNILSEAELKSMDPQQLTTRIKSLNGFEHRIMYYGPENEKELLSTINSLHNVPAKLKPVPETDRFKQVETNENKVLLAEYDAKQIYLGMVSNDGRSFDPKVEAMRELYNEYFGGSMNAIVFQEMREARGLAYSANAYLNAPTKLKYPYTMRTFIATQNDKMDDALQAFHLILKEMPLSENAFNLAKEGLITRLRTNRIIKEDVLWNYIYAQDLGLKVDRRKEIFEKVPSMTLSDIKAFQEEWVKKRTYTYYILGKEADLDLKALEKYGPIQKVSQEELFGY; translated from the coding sequence ATGAAAAAAATTACCTCATTCGCAATTATTGTCTTAATCGCTACTATTTCCACGAGCGTATTCTCTCAGAACAGTGATCTGAAGTATAAGACAGTTCCCAATGATCCGATCAGTGCACGTATTTACACCCTGGATAACGGGTTGAAAGTTTACATGAGCGTGAATCCTGAAACCCCCCGTATACAAACCTATATTGCCGTACGAGTGGGAGGGAAAAACGATCCGGCAGAAACCACCGGCCTTGCTCATTATTTCGAACACCTGATGTTTAAGGGCACAAAAAAATTCGGCACCCAGGATTACACGCAGGAAGAGCCGATGCTAAAAGAGATTGAAGGCCTCTTCGAGAAATACCGGAATACAGAAGACGATACCCAAAGAAGAGCCATTTACAAGGAAATTGACAGTATCTCCTACGCCGCATCCAAGCTAGCCATCCCCAACGAGTACGACAAACTGATGAAGACTATCGGGGCAACAGGGACAAACGCCTATACGGGTTTTGACATGACGGTTTATACGGAAAATATACCGTCGAATCAAATCGAAAATTGGGCAAGAATACAATCGGACCGTTTTCAAAACAATGTGATTCGTGGTTTTCACACAGAACTGGAAACGGTTTATGAGGAGAAAAACATGTCACTCACCCGCGACAGCCGGAAAGTGTACGAAAAAGTGCTTGCCTCACTGTTCCCTCACCACCCGTACGGTAAACAGACCGTGCTCGGCACACAAGAACACCTGAAGAATCCGTCAATCATAAACATTAAAAACTACTACAAGACCTACTACGTTCCGAACAACATGGCTATCTGCGTTGCCGGAGATTTTGATCCTGATGAAATGATCAAGATTATCGATACCTATTTCGGAGAGATGAAACCTAATCCCAGCCTGCCAGTTATAGAACCATCTGCCGGGCAACCTATAACAAAGCCGGTTGAAACGGATGTGTTGGGGCAGGAAGCCGAAAACGTGACCCTCGGCTGGCGAATGGGTGGATGGGCCACACCCGACAAAGATATGCTCGATATCATCAGCCTAATTATGAATAACGGAAAAGCCGGATTAATCGACCTGAACCTGCTGCAGCAGCAAAAAGTGCTTTCTGCATATTCGGGTGCCTACAGCATGGCAGACCACTGCGCTTTTGTTATGAATGCCACGCCCAAGAAAGGACAGACACTTGAGCAGGTAAGAGATTTGTTGCTGGGAGAAGTGGAAAAACTGAAAAAAGGTGATTTTCCCCAGGAACTGATAACTGCATCTATCAACAACATGAAGCTGAGCGAGATGTATCGAATAGAGAGCAATGGAGGACGGGCTAACTGGTTTGTAAACTCATTCATCAACGGGACGGAGTGGGCCAACGAAGTAACCCGGATCGATCGTATCGCAAAAATCACTAAAAAACAGATCGTGGATTTTGCCAACGAAAAATTTCGCAACAATTATGCCGTAATCTATAAACGCGAAGGAAAAGATCCCACGGAGTTAAAGATCGACAAACCACAAATCACGCCCATTGCCACCAATCGTGATGCGGTAAGCACATTCGTAAAAGAAATTCAGGACGCTAGGGTCACACCCATTGAACCTGTGTTTCTCGACTTCGATAAGGACATGAAAATACTGACTGCCAAATCAAAGATCCCCGTGCTCTACAAGCAGAATGTAACCAACGGCATTTTCAGCCTGATTTATGTGTTCGACATGGGAAATAACCACGATAAAGCCCTGGGTACGGCTTTCGATTATTTAAAATACCTGGGCACATCCACAAAATCACCGGAAGAGATCAAAGCCAATTTTTACAGTCTGGCTTGCTCGTTCAACGTTTTTCCGGGGACAGAAAGGGTATATGTTTTGCTCGATGGCCTGGCAGAAAACATGAGCAAGGCTCTTGCGCTTTTCGAAGAGCTGCTGGCCGATCCGCAAGTAAATAAAGAAGCATTCGCCAACCTGTCGGCAGATATCCTGAAGAAACGCGGCGATGCTAAACTCAACCAAGGGGCTAATTTCAGCAAATTAACCCAGTATGCGTCCTGGGGAGCGGACTCTCCCGATAACAATATATTGTCGGAAGCAGAATTGAAATCGATGGATCCGCAGCAACTGACCACACGCATCAAAAGCCTCAACGGTTTTGAGCACCGGATTATGTATTATGGTCCTGAAAACGAAAAAGAACTGCTATCCACAATTAACTCGTTACACAATGTCCCGGCAAAGTTAAAACCGGTACCCGAAACCGACCGGTTCAAACAAGTAGAAACCAACGAGAACAAAGTGCTTTTAGCCGAATACGATGCAAAACAGATTTACCTGGGAATGGTTTCCAACGACGGCCGGTCGTTTGATCCGAAAGTCGAAGCTATGCGTGAATTATACAACGAATATTTTGGCGGAAGCATGAATGCGATCGTGTTTCAGGAAATGCGCGAAGCGCGCGGACTGGCTTATTCGGCAAATGCGTACCTGAATGCTCCGACGAAATTGAAATACCCCTACACGATGCGAACGTTTATTGCTACTCAAAACGATAAAATGGACGATGCACTACAGGCGTTCCACCTTATTCTGAAAGAGATGCCGTTATCGGAAAATGCGTTTAACCTGGCCAAAGAAGGCTTGATTACCCGTTTGCGCACCAACAGGATTATCAAGGAAGATGTGCTGTGGAACTACATTTATGCACAGGACCTGGGCTTGAAAGTGGACAGGCGAAAAGAAATTTTCGAAAAGGTACCGTCTATGACACTGTCCGACATAAAGGCATTCCAGGAAGAATGGGTAAAAAAACGCACGTACACCTATTATATATTGGGTAAAGAAGCGGATTTAGACCTGAAAGCGCTCGAGAAATACGGGCCTATCCAAAAGGTTTCGCAGGAAGAGCTGTTCGGGTATTAG